AAAACCCATCATTTTCGCTGCGACATAATCCAGAGCGGAAACCGAACGTGAACCAAAAAGAAGGCCAAAACTGCGGGTGCGACCACCGGAGGGACCCAGACCATCCATACCCTGGATGCCATCGATGATGTTGTAGCTGAGCCGCGAACGCACCAGAGCGTAGAGCGCCAGCAGTAATCTGGAAAAATCCAGCGAATTTGGGTAAAGACTGTGATAGTTCGATTTTGCCAAGCCCGGCACCAGGCCATAGAGGTTTTTCAGCGCTCCGGTGTAGCCCACCAAACCGTGAGTTTTATATTTGGCAACGTTCACCACGATGCCGCATTTCCAAAAAACTTCCGATATTTTCACCGAAAATTCACCATATTCCAGTTCCCGGAATCCGGCGGTGGAGAGATTTACCAGTTTAACAGGATATCGCTCCGCCAGGCTTGCCAAACCGCTTGTTTCCCACACTCTTTCAACGTTTGCCGTGCCGCCGGGGCTGTCTCCAATCCACACTTCCTTGCCCAAATCCAAAAAATGGCGGACCAAAGCCTCCATCACAACAGGATGGGTGGTCACAGCTCTTTCGGGCGGGAAATTGCCCAACAGGTTTGGCTTTAACAACACCCTTTTGCTGCGTTTCAGGCGCTGGCGGGGGACATGACTCAGAAAATCGTCAACAGCCGCCTCCAAAAGGGGCAGCTCATAGTTTTCAACCCGACGAATCTGTACTTTTGGCATCAGTCGAAATAGAGGAACTCTTTGCGGTTGAAGGCGCTGAAATATAGATCCACAGAGAGGTTGACCTGCGCGACGGGCGCCTTGCCTGCCACATCAATCATGCCGGCAAGGTTCACGCGCACATCCGGATGGCTCCAGGTTCCGCCCAGCGTGATAATGTGTTGGCTATTTTTGCCAATGTGGCCGATGGGCATCACCGCGTCCCACCAGATGGAAACTGTATCCGCGGAGGCATAGCCCTGCGCGTCGGGAAGCCTGAAATTGCCATCCCAAACCTGGGGATTGTAGATATAGCCCGCACGGTAGGTGTAGCGACGGATGGTTTTTTCCGCGCCCAGATGGATGCTGTGGCGGTCCTTGAAATCCGCGCTGATGGCGCTGTTTTGTTCAAAATCAAGTTCGGCGGTAAGGTTGGTTCCATCCTTGTGATAAGCCACGCCCAGTCCCATCTGCAGGGGTAAAACGCTGTCATATTGAGCGAAGGTCAGATCCCAATCAAAATTTTGCGGCGGCGTCGCGGTCAAACCCGCGTTCACGGTTTCACCCGTATAAAGGAAACCTAATTGAGGTCGCAGCAAATACTTATAATCCCGAATACTGGCAAAAGTGCGCAAAATGGTGACGTCGTTCAAATAGTGGATTTGATTGTGCAGATTCAGCCCCAAGTGAAAATTGTCCATATGCCAGGCGGCGTTCGCGGTGAATTGGTTCAAAAAATAGCTGGGATAGCGCATGATGAGCCCGGCGCCCATATTGATTTCCACCCCAAAATAGTCCACCTTCACAGTTTTGGGCAGGCTATACAGCAGGCCGTAAGTGAAGTGGTTGCCAATCTTTCCGCCACCTCCAACAATTCCCAGGGGCACCGGTGAAGACATCGTTTGCGGGGAAAGCTTATAATAGACAGCGGTATCCGCGATGGCATGGGTGTTCACATCCACCGGCACTTTAGCAAGCATTTCCAGATGCAGCGTGGGTTTATCGGGGTCATAGCTGGCGGGGTTGATTAAAACATTGTCTACCCCACCGGGCAGCGCGATACCTGTGGAACCGCGCCCCATCGCGCTGGTGGATATATAGTTGCGTGTGAAGCTATCAAAAAAAGGATTCATATATTGGGGTTGGGGCAGCTCGATTTCCAGGCTGTCCCTGTTCTGGGCGTGCAGCCCCAGCGCCAAAAGCGCCAGCAGTATCAAAATAATGTGTTTACGCATGGCAAACCTCTCAAAAATTATTTAACGGTTATGGTTTGTTCGCGATCCTTGCCCACGGAAACCACCTCGATGGGTACTTCCACCAGGTCTTGAATCGCTTCCAGATAGTCTTGCGCCTGGGGCGGCAGGTCTTCCAGTTTGCGAAATTCGCCCAAATCCTCATCCCAACCCGGCAGCGTGAGATACTCCGGTTCCACGCGCGCCAGATCCAAATGGTGAAAAGCGTATCCGGGCAGCTTTTGCCCATCCAGCCAATAAGCGGTGCAGATTTTCAGCTCTTCCATCCCGCTCAGAACGTCCAAAAGCGTGACCGCGATGGCAGCCAAGCCGTTCAGGGAAGCGGTGTAGCGGGCTGCCACGGCATCGAACCAGCCGATGCGTCGCGGTCTGCCCGTGGTGGCTCCAAATTCATTGCCCGCCTTGCGGATAGCCTCCGCGGTTGGGTCGAAAATTTCGGTGGGAAACGGACCTTCTCCCACACGCGTGACGTAAGCTTTGTAGATGCCCAGGGTTTTATCCAGCCAGCGGGGTGGAAAACCGATGCCCACACTGGTGGCGCCGGACAATGTATTTGACGATGTAACAAAAGGATAGGTGCCGAAACTGAGATCCAATAGCGTTCCCTGCGCTCCCTCAAACAGGATTTTTTCGCCTTCCAAATACCATTGGCGCACCAACAGATCTGCCTGGGCGGCAAAGGGTTTTAAAAATTCCCAAACCTCCTGCAGGGCGGAAAGTTCCGCCTCCGGGTCTTCCCAGTTCAGGTCGTGGCTGTCATAAAGAGCCGTCAACCGTTCTCGCAGCCATTCCGGATGACGCAAATCACCAAAACGCAGGCCATTACGTGAAGCCTGATCGGCATAAGCGGGGCCAATTCCCTTGCCCGTGGTGCCGATTTTTCCCGCGCCACGTTTTTCCTCTTTCAGACCGTCCAATTTTTTGTGCAGAGGCAAAACCAAACCCGCGCGTTCATCCACGAAAAGCCTGTCCGAAAAATCTATGCCCTGCTCCATCAGCGAGCGCATTTCCTCCTTCAAGCCGAAGGGGTCAATCACGGTTCCAGCCCCGATCACACATTTGGTTTTGGGGTAGAGGATGCCTGAGGGCACGGTGTGGAAAACATACTTTTTTCCCTGTAAAACAATGGTGTGCCCGGCGTTGGCACCGCCCTGAAAACGGGCAACCACATCCGCGTTCGCGCCCAAAAAATCCACAATTTTAGCCTTTCCCTCATCGCCCCACATACATCCCAGCACCGTTAATGAGCTCATTTGTATCTCCCTTGTGTTCGTAAAAACATTTATTTACTTGGGATAATTTCTGTCAAACCTTTTCTTGCGAATTCGTGAATTTTGGGTTGAGATTTCACCCGCGACCTCCTGAGCCGGAAAAAAATTAACGGCTTTAAGATCACAAAAGAACTCTTCAAATCGCCTCACAGGCGTGATGGCTCTTTTTGTTTTTTGTTTGGATATCTTTAGCTCAGTTACGCAGCAGCAAAACCTTCTTCACAAGCTTTGTGCCCGCGCAATCCAAGCCGAGAAAATATATGCCTGGCGCGCATAAGGAACCACGATCATCTCTGCCGTCCCAAATTTTGGAAAAAGTTCCCGGCTCGCTCGTGTCATTGTGCAATTCCCGCGTAAGCTGACCTTTGGCGTTAAAAATCCTCAGTTTAACCGGGCCGGCGGTGTTGATATCGAATTTTATCACGGTTTTGTGGGAAAAAGGATTGGGAAAGTTTTCCAGGCTGAGGGTCAGCGGCGGTGTTTCTGGTTCAAATTCTGAGGGCAAGTTCATTTTGGTCATTCTGGTATTGCTTTTCAGATATACTTCCTCGGGACCGGGCTGGTAAACCGCTGCCACCCTGAATTCATACCAGGTGTCGGGATCCAAATCCCAAAGCCACAGGCTGCGGCTATTTCCCGGAACTTGGGTGCTAATCCATTGCGCGGCACTGTCTTCATAGGTTTTGTATTGCACTTCGAAATGGTCGGGATCCGTGTAGGAATGCCATTGCAGCCTGGCGGCTTGATTGTCCACAAATTCAAGTTCTTTCAAATATGGAATGCAGCTTAAGCCGCTGTTGGGGTCAATTTCCATTCCCGACGCAATGAAATTGTCGATGCGTTGGGCGATTTCGCGCATCTCCTGGCGCCCCTCTCCCACAAAATAGACGCTGTAATAGGTGAGGCTGTCTCCCGGAGCCAGGTTCAGTCTGCCCACTGGATCTGGATTTTGGGCGCTGGGCTGGCTGCCGTGGATGACATTTAAAAAACGGGTGTCACAGTTATAAGGCTGTTCCTGCACCGGGATGTTCGCATCCTGGCTTCTGAGGGGGAAAAGCGTATTGGGTCTGGGGTTGCGCCCCGTCATCAGCCAATATTTTTCGTTGGCAGTTTGCCTGTTGGTTTGAGCCAGAGCTCTGGGTTCATTATCATTGGGGCTAAATCCTAAATCCCAAGCCCAAGCCGCACGCTGGCCCTCAAAATCGTAACAAATGATTTTATTTCCAACCCAGAATGGGCTCAAACCAAGGTCTCCATTATAATCCCGGCTGTAGGCATATTCGCCCACAAGATCATAGCCGCTAATGTCGTCTTGTGTTGCTTGGGGATTTTCCCACCCAGCTGGATAAATATCCGCGTCCACATATTCACCAAAGGCAAGGTCTTGAATCTCGTCTAGCTCGTTCATGTTGTAGATCGTG
The DNA window shown above is from Candidatus Cloacimonadota bacterium and carries:
- a CDS encoding DUF362 domain-containing protein, whose amino-acid sequence is MPKVQIRRVENYELPLLEAAVDDFLSHVPRQRLKRSKRVLLKPNLLGNFPPERAVTTHPVVMEALVRHFLDLGKEVWIGDSPGGTANVERVWETSGLASLAERYPVKLVNLSTAGFRELEYGEFSVKISEVFWKCGIVVNVAKYKTHGLVGYTGALKNLYGLVPGLAKSNYHSLYPNSLDFSRLLLALYALVRSRLSYNIIDGIQGMDGLGPSGGRTRSFGLLFGSRSVSALDYVAAKMMGFAPGDVPYLEEALRMDGILPSRIEVPTSFRGYVIPDADLRAVKFSNRFLRKVPRSARHLMERLYYKRPIISNRCLKCGICVQSCPVQVISPPDKFNFPEIDPKACIRCLCCHEMCPHDAIDIHKSLLVKIIER
- a CDS encoding adenylosuccinate synthase, which encodes MSSLTVLGCMWGDEGKAKIVDFLGANADVVARFQGGANAGHTIVLQGKKYVFHTVPSGILYPKTKCVIGAGTVIDPFGLKEEMRSLMEQGIDFSDRLFVDERAGLVLPLHKKLDGLKEEKRGAGKIGTTGKGIGPAYADQASRNGLRFGDLRHPEWLRERLTALYDSHDLNWEDPEAELSALQEVWEFLKPFAAQADLLVRQWYLEGEKILFEGAQGTLLDLSFGTYPFVTSSNTLSGATSVGIGFPPRWLDKTLGIYKAYVTRVGEGPFPTEIFDPTAEAIRKAGNEFGATTGRPRRIGWFDAVAARYTASLNGLAAIAVTLLDVLSGMEELKICTAYWLDGQKLPGYAFHHLDLARVEPEYLTLPGWDEDLGEFRKLEDLPPQAQDYLEAIQDLVEVPIEVVSVGKDREQTITVK
- a CDS encoding T9SS type A sorting domain-containing protein, whose protein sequence is MKRLFLILVAFSFAILGALSLKPEAPDKALHQVAHEASSLELWVSNYGTCHNLRYPRYSPDNLMYAGGIWIGGKIPRRDEEGRRLFWLHPDPYIDDSITHEGAPDWNAELKPVIDSLTSVGIEGDLALFELLPTYNPRATSNPRYTQYYLQDTVLQSFLGFPSPRGFVWPDPLDNYCFSSPQPVAHDSPGFETLTGFFYDFCPLGSPGKRTMGPHVGFAHHYPLGLGIKRESFAWNLQNHDSFVIFRITIYNMNELDEIQDLAFGEYVDADIYPAGWENPQATQDDISGYDLVGEYAYSRDYNGDLGLSPFWVGNKIICYDFEGQRAAWAWDLGFSPNDNEPRALAQTNRQTANEKYWLMTGRNPRPNTLFPLRSQDANIPVQEQPYNCDTRFLNVIHGSQPSAQNPDPVGRLNLAPGDSLTYYSVYFVGEGRQEMREIAQRIDNFIASGMEIDPNSGLSCIPYLKELEFVDNQAARLQWHSYTDPDHFEVQYKTYEDSAAQWISTQVPGNSRSLWLWDLDPDTWYEFRVAAVYQPGPEEVYLKSNTRMTKMNLPSEFEPETPPLTLSLENFPNPFSHKTVIKFDINTAGPVKLRIFNAKGQLTRELHNDTSEPGTFSKIWDGRDDRGSLCAPGIYFLGLDCAGTKLVKKVLLLRN